Proteins encoded together in one Terriglobus saanensis SP1PR4 window:
- a CDS encoding MogA/MoaB family molybdenum cofactor biosynthesis protein, whose protein sequence is MGEPLLRTAAVITVSDGCFQGTRVDGSGPLLARLLTESGFTVVCTVVVPDEIPTIAAALRASAKSASLVVTTGGTGLAPRDVTPEATMEVCTRMVPGLSELMRLDGAKQTPLAALSRGVCGTVKQTLILNLPGNPAGAVASLRTVLPLVPHALDLLAGKTEHAEPLES, encoded by the coding sequence GTGGGTGAGCCTCTTCTACGAACGGCAGCAGTGATTACGGTCTCCGATGGGTGCTTTCAGGGCACACGTGTGGACGGAAGCGGCCCCCTTCTGGCCCGTTTGCTGACCGAATCCGGCTTTACCGTGGTATGCACGGTGGTCGTTCCGGACGAGATCCCGACGATCGCGGCGGCACTGCGTGCCTCCGCAAAGAGCGCCAGCCTAGTGGTAACCACTGGCGGGACCGGTTTGGCCCCGCGCGACGTTACCCCCGAGGCGACCATGGAGGTCTGCACGCGGATGGTGCCCGGACTGAGCGAATTAATGCGGCTGGACGGGGCAAAACAGACGCCGTTGGCGGCGCTTTCGCGCGGTGTGTGTGGGACAGTCAAACAAACGCTGATTTTGAATTTGCCTGGAAATCCGGCGGGCGCGGTGGCGTCCTTGCGGACGGTGTTACCGCTGGTTCCCCATGCGCTTGACCTTCTGGCGGGCAAAACAGAGCATGCCGAGCCGTTAGAATCGTAG
- a CDS encoding response regulator, with translation MEITATAYLRIPLRMVRPCFLVIDREFPGSISTRKLVLETAKYNVITAYSAREAIDTLRTFPAVSGIILDKSIRDMPCADLVREIRAIDPTRPIVLIAGPSLEVCDDADYILEFYTPEALLELIRKICPADASAIAARTLELENL, from the coding sequence TTGGAGATAACCGCGACAGCCTACTTACGCATCCCACTGCGCATGGTTCGTCCTTGTTTTCTCGTGATCGACCGGGAGTTTCCTGGAAGCATCTCCACCCGCAAACTCGTGCTGGAGACAGCAAAGTACAACGTCATCACGGCCTATAGCGCGCGCGAAGCCATCGATACCCTGCGGACGTTCCCTGCTGTTTCGGGCATCATTCTCGACAAGTCTATCCGTGATATGCCTTGCGCAGACCTTGTGCGCGAGATCCGTGCGATTGACCCCACGAGGCCCATCGTTCTCATCGCAGGGCCCTCGTTGGAGGTCTGTGACGATGCGGATTACATCCTGGAGTTCTACACTCCGGAGGCCTTGCTCGAACTCATCCGCAAGATCTGCCCTGCGGACGCCTCCGCGATTGCGGCGCGCACCCTCGAGCTGGAAAACCTGTAG
- a CDS encoding TIGR03118 family protein — protein MMIKKIDALSTVVERLQQKLYKFDQKKLRNKHVLSLSLAALTAASSFAQTSSFTQTNIISSDSSIPAAKTDSRLINPWGLAIGKAFWIDSPVSGFSLVVDPQGNPQPPLAVAVPPPASAAPGTAGQPTGVVFNADTANFILPVNSQSAVFLFATLGGTIAAWNTPLTAAVTVADNSAAKAVYTGLAVDVNSTGSFLLAANQASGAVDVFDSKFAPAQLAGTFADPTLPTGFHAFSVHIINGQVFVGYTQIDPATGKRVLGAGLGFVNIFDLNGNFVKRAISNGNLNAPWGIVLAPSGFGSFSGDLLVGNFGDGVINVYDPTNFTLIGQVQDSKGNVLVNSGLWDLVFGAKGVGDPNTLFFAAGVNATKGGLFGSIAVAAPPAGSGDFTLAAATPTVSVTAGQSATVSLSLAGTNGFTGAIALSCSGLPTGDNCTFNPASVTLSGTAAATDVVTITTAPHQASIAAPHRNGKSPFSGIALAFAGPLGMLALVGLRRRSASLRGAVLVIAMSFLSFGMIGCGDDSSHPTAPVTTQVMINATAGGTTHSIPVTLTVN, from the coding sequence ATGATGATCAAAAAAATCGATGCGCTTTCCACGGTGGTGGAGCGTTTGCAACAGAAACTCTATAAGTTCGACCAGAAGAAGCTGCGGAACAAGCACGTTCTTTCTCTCTCTCTCGCCGCGCTCACTGCGGCTTCCTCTTTCGCTCAAACAAGTTCGTTTACCCAGACCAATATCATCTCCTCTGATAGCTCCATCCCTGCGGCCAAGACCGACTCCCGACTGATCAATCCCTGGGGCCTTGCGATTGGGAAGGCATTCTGGATCGACTCCCCCGTCAGTGGTTTTTCTCTCGTCGTTGACCCGCAAGGAAACCCGCAACCACCCTTGGCCGTGGCCGTTCCCCCACCCGCATCAGCCGCACCCGGCACCGCAGGACAGCCCACCGGTGTAGTCTTCAACGCCGATACCGCAAACTTCATCCTCCCGGTCAACAGCCAGTCCGCGGTGTTCCTCTTCGCCACCCTCGGCGGCACCATCGCTGCATGGAACACGCCTCTCACGGCAGCCGTCACGGTAGCAGACAACTCTGCAGCCAAAGCCGTCTATACCGGTCTCGCCGTCGATGTAAACTCCACCGGATCGTTTCTGCTGGCTGCGAATCAGGCCAGCGGAGCCGTCGATGTATTTGATAGCAAATTCGCTCCGGCTCAACTCGCCGGTACCTTTGCTGATCCCACATTGCCTACGGGATTTCATGCGTTCTCAGTGCATATCATCAATGGCCAGGTTTTCGTGGGTTATACCCAGATAGATCCTGCTACAGGCAAGAGAGTGCTCGGCGCCGGCCTTGGCTTCGTCAATATCTTCGACCTCAACGGAAACTTTGTGAAGCGCGCGATCAGCAACGGAAATCTCAATGCTCCCTGGGGTATCGTTCTTGCCCCCTCTGGCTTCGGTAGCTTCAGTGGCGACCTGCTCGTCGGCAACTTCGGAGACGGTGTCATCAACGTCTACGATCCCACCAACTTTACCCTGATCGGTCAGGTACAGGACTCCAAGGGAAATGTTCTCGTCAACTCCGGCCTCTGGGATCTCGTCTTCGGCGCTAAAGGCGTTGGCGACCCCAATACCCTCTTCTTCGCAGCGGGCGTGAACGCTACCAAAGGCGGCCTCTTCGGTTCCATCGCCGTCGCCGCTCCGCCTGCAGGCAGCGGAGACTTCACTCTGGCCGCCGCTACACCGACCGTTTCGGTCACTGCGGGACAAAGCGCTACGGTGAGCCTCTCGCTTGCCGGAACGAACGGTTTCACCGGTGCGATCGCGCTTTCGTGCTCGGGTCTGCCGACAGGCGATAACTGCACCTTCAACCCTGCAAGCGTTACCCTCTCGGGAACCGCGGCAGCGACCGACGTGGTCACCATCACCACCGCCCCCCATCAAGCGTCCATCGCAGCGCCGCACCGCAATGGAAAGAGTCCGTTCTCTGGAATCGCTCTGGCCTTTGCCGGTCCCCTCGGTATGCTCGCGCTCGTCGGTCTTCGCCGCCGTTCCGCAAGTCTTCGTGGAGCTGTGCTCGTGATTGCAATGTCGTTCCTATCTTTCGGAATGATTGGTTGTGGCGATGATTCATCCCACCCTACAGCGCCAGTCACCACGCAAGTCATGATCAACGCCACTGCTGGCGGCACAACGCACAGCATCCCTGTTACGCTTACCGTCAACTAA
- the miaA gene encoding tRNA (adenosine(37)-N6)-dimethylallyltransferase MiaA, with protein MSDPLLLAIVGPTGSGKTALSLALAEELNGEIVSCDSVSIYRGMEIGSAKPTAAERARIPHHMLDVADPSEAYTAGDYSRAGREVLADLHSRGKTPIVAGGTGLYLRALLDGLSPVPPRDEELRKRLRHSVQRHGDAHLHSLLSRIDPKAAARIHANDQSKLLRAVEISLLERRPLSAQFHAAPPEPLKEFRIVKIGLTPPRAILYQRLDTRAAEMFTNGLVEETRSLIARYGKDCRALTSLGYTQAVAEINGTLTHEQAVASAQQGHRNYAKRQLTWFRAEPDIHWIEDFGAPSLKRAAEIIQSL; from the coding sequence GTGAGCGATCCCCTCCTTCTAGCCATCGTTGGCCCCACCGGAAGCGGTAAAACTGCCCTCTCGCTGGCCCTGGCTGAAGAACTGAACGGCGAAATCGTCTCCTGCGACTCCGTCTCCATCTATCGCGGTATGGAGATCGGTTCCGCCAAACCCACTGCAGCGGAACGCGCACGCATCCCGCACCACATGCTCGACGTCGCCGACCCCAGCGAGGCTTACACCGCAGGCGACTACAGCCGCGCCGGACGCGAGGTCCTCGCCGACCTCCACTCACGGGGCAAAACTCCCATCGTTGCCGGAGGTACGGGTCTTTACCTGCGCGCTCTGCTCGATGGCCTCAGCCCCGTTCCGCCGCGCGACGAAGAGCTGCGCAAACGTCTTCGCCATTCCGTCCAGCGTCATGGCGATGCGCATCTCCACAGCCTGCTCAGCCGCATCGACCCGAAGGCGGCGGCACGCATCCATGCGAACGATCAGTCGAAGCTCCTCCGCGCCGTTGAAATCTCTCTGCTCGAACGCCGCCCCCTCAGCGCACAGTTCCACGCCGCCCCTCCGGAGCCGCTCAAAGAATTTCGCATCGTGAAAATTGGTCTTACGCCGCCCCGCGCCATCCTGTACCAGCGCCTCGACACGCGCGCGGCGGAGATGTTCACGAACGGCCTCGTAGAAGAGACGCGCTCTCTAATTGCCCGTTATGGGAAGGACTGCCGCGCCCTCACCTCGCTCGGCTACACCCAGGCTGTTGCAGAAATCAACGGCACATTGACGCACGAGCAGGCCGTTGCTTCCGCCCAGCAGGGCCACCGTAACTACGCCAAGCGGCAACTCACCTGGTTCCGGGCGGAGCCTGATATCCACTGGATCGAAGACTTCGGTGCACCGTCGCTGAAGCGGGCGGCGGAAATCATCCAGTCCCTATGA
- the ligA gene encoding NAD-dependent DNA ligase LigA — protein sequence MSPEQRASELRAEIEHHEHAYYVLDKPEISDAQYDALVNLLKALETEHPELVTPESPTQRVGGKPREGFAKVAHSRPMLSLDNAYNEAELRAWAERVTTSLPASDAVEYTCEYKLDGLSLALHYENGQLVRGVTRGDGSVGEDVTSNVRTIRSVPLRIAAAKLKAAGLPGTFEVRGEVVMPQSAFEELNRQREAAGQAAAANPRNAAAGTIRTIEPSIVAQRRLDFYAYFLLRDGDTLLKSQQATLDALRATGFRVNAQARTVGTIDEVLGFIAQAEAERDGLGYEIDGVVIKVNATALQKRLGFTGKAPRWAIAYKFPARAGVTQLRGVIFQVGRTGKLTPVADLQPIFIGGTTVTRATLHNADEIERLGLKIGDHVSVERGGDVIPKITHVVEDKIHARGTEEIVFPTVCPRCGEPVVREEGEVDWRCVNASCPARLEEELRHFASRGVMNIEGLGESLVAQLLGHTVAEAVDATAGVGEGEESVAEAPTREALVHSVADIYGLTLEQLMGLERIGQKSAESLLAEIEKSKSAPLSRVLLGLGIRHVGERTAQTLAEEFGSMDALISATEEDLTRVNDVGPKVAEAIREWFANEKNLLLVQRLKDAGLTMTAEKRERGTQLAGMTFVLTGTLPTLTRDTAKEKIEAAGGKVSGSVSKKTTYVVAGEDAGSKLEKARELGIAVLDEAGLLEML from the coding sequence ATGTCCCCCGAACAAAGAGCCTCCGAACTGCGCGCCGAGATTGAGCATCACGAACACGCTTACTATGTCCTGGATAAGCCTGAGATCTCCGACGCGCAGTACGACGCGCTGGTGAATCTTTTGAAGGCGTTGGAGACCGAACATCCGGAGCTGGTGACGCCGGAGTCTCCGACGCAGCGTGTCGGCGGAAAGCCGCGCGAGGGATTTGCGAAGGTCGCTCACTCGCGACCGATGCTCTCCCTGGACAATGCGTACAACGAAGCCGAGCTGCGAGCGTGGGCGGAGCGCGTGACCACTTCCCTTCCCGCTTCGGACGCGGTGGAGTACACCTGCGAGTACAAGCTGGATGGGCTGTCGCTTGCCCTGCACTATGAGAACGGCCAGCTGGTGCGCGGCGTGACGCGGGGCGATGGCAGCGTGGGCGAAGACGTCACGAGCAACGTGCGCACGATCCGCTCTGTGCCGTTGCGCATCGCTGCTGCAAAGTTGAAGGCCGCGGGATTGCCAGGCACGTTCGAGGTGCGTGGTGAAGTGGTCATGCCGCAGTCTGCCTTTGAAGAACTCAACCGGCAGCGCGAGGCTGCGGGACAGGCGGCGGCGGCGAATCCGCGCAATGCGGCGGCGGGAACGATACGAACCATTGAGCCAAGTATCGTGGCGCAACGGCGTCTGGACTTCTACGCGTACTTTCTCCTGCGCGATGGCGACACGCTGCTGAAATCGCAACAGGCGACACTCGATGCTCTGCGCGCTACGGGATTTCGCGTGAATGCGCAGGCGAGGACGGTAGGAACAATTGACGAAGTGCTGGGCTTTATCGCGCAGGCAGAGGCCGAGCGTGACGGCCTGGGATACGAGATCGACGGCGTTGTGATCAAGGTGAATGCTACAGCGCTGCAAAAACGGCTCGGGTTCACGGGCAAGGCTCCGCGATGGGCGATTGCCTACAAGTTCCCTGCGCGTGCGGGTGTGACCCAGTTGCGCGGTGTGATCTTCCAAGTAGGAAGGACGGGCAAGCTGACGCCTGTTGCCGATCTGCAACCGATCTTTATCGGCGGAACGACGGTAACGCGCGCGACGCTGCACAACGCGGACGAAATCGAGCGGCTGGGTTTGAAGATCGGCGATCACGTCTCCGTTGAACGTGGCGGCGACGTGATTCCGAAGATCACGCATGTCGTCGAAGACAAGATACACGCACGCGGAACAGAGGAGATTGTTTTTCCGACGGTGTGTCCGCGATGCGGCGAGCCGGTGGTGCGTGAAGAAGGAGAAGTCGACTGGCGCTGCGTGAATGCCAGTTGCCCCGCGCGGTTGGAGGAAGAGCTGCGGCACTTTGCTTCGCGCGGCGTGATGAACATTGAAGGCCTGGGCGAATCGCTAGTAGCCCAGCTTCTGGGACATACAGTTGCCGAAGCGGTTGACGCCACAGCGGGAGTGGGGGAAGGCGAAGAGTCCGTGGCCGAGGCGCCGACGCGCGAGGCGCTGGTACATTCTGTCGCGGACATCTATGGACTCACGCTGGAGCAGCTGATGGGGCTTGAGCGCATTGGGCAGAAGAGCGCCGAGTCTCTTCTGGCGGAGATTGAAAAGTCCAAGTCGGCCCCGCTCTCCCGCGTGCTGCTGGGCCTGGGCATTCGTCATGTAGGCGAGCGCACCGCACAGACGCTGGCCGAAGAATTCGGCAGCATGGACGCTCTGATCTCCGCGACGGAAGAAGACCTGACCCGTGTGAACGATGTTGGGCCGAAGGTAGCTGAGGCGATCCGCGAGTGGTTTGCGAACGAGAAAAATCTTCTGCTGGTCCAGCGATTGAAAGACGCCGGTCTGACGATGACGGCGGAGAAGCGCGAGCGCGGAACGCAGCTTGCCGGCATGACGTTTGTACTGACAGGCACGCTACCCACGTTGACCCGCGACACGGCCAAGGAGAAGATTGAGGCGGCGGGTGGAAAGGTCTCCGGCTCTGTGAGCAAGAAGACGACCTACGTGGTTGCGGGCGAAGATGCGGGAAGCAAGCTGGAGAAGGCGCGTGAGCTTGGCATAGCGGTGCTGGATGAGGCCGGGCTTCTGGAGATGCTGTAG
- a CDS encoding metal-dependent hydrolase, which translates to MEPVTHILTGAVLARACGFNKRARYATLAMAIAAELPDMDIVHDVQGPLHYFQHHRGWTHSFLWLPAQALLSLGIVYFWHRLSRRDKEREGDPPLRWLYLFGVSLIALVSHILLDWTNNYGVRPFAPFNPRWYQGEFVFIFEPLIFAALVFALILPSLFALTDSEIGARRTRFRGQGFAIAALAFIVALWGYRYTQHEKAVAIAQQQMYQGDAPVLRVGMNPYAGTPFEWYAVVETPAFYQTGTVNTRLGTMEFTPQEIFWKGAVTPATQAADAGELGRVYLDWAKYPLVDDVGVLVHSDTPELNGLRAVRFRDLRFMFNTFAYKGRDHAPLSGIVYLDAQNRIVRTEMNGAQQK; encoded by the coding sequence ATGGAACCCGTTACGCATATTCTTACCGGCGCTGTTCTCGCTCGCGCCTGCGGCTTCAATAAGCGCGCCCGCTACGCGACGCTCGCCATGGCCATCGCCGCCGAGCTTCCGGACATGGACATCGTCCATGACGTGCAGGGGCCGCTGCACTACTTTCAGCATCATCGCGGCTGGACCCACAGCTTTCTTTGGCTCCCCGCGCAGGCGCTACTGTCCCTTGGAATCGTCTACTTCTGGCACCGCCTTAGCCGCAGGGACAAAGAGCGCGAAGGCGACCCGCCCCTTCGCTGGCTCTATCTTTTCGGCGTCTCGCTCATCGCGCTTGTCAGCCACATCCTGCTCGACTGGACAAACAACTACGGAGTACGCCCCTTCGCGCCTTTCAATCCACGCTGGTACCAGGGTGAGTTCGTCTTCATCTTCGAACCGCTGATCTTCGCCGCGCTTGTGTTCGCACTGATTCTTCCTTCGCTCTTTGCGCTGACAGACAGCGAAATCGGCGCACGCCGCACGCGCTTCCGCGGACAGGGCTTTGCCATCGCGGCGCTCGCCTTCATCGTGGCGCTCTGGGGCTATCGCTACACGCAGCACGAAAAAGCCGTTGCCATCGCCCAGCAGCAGATGTATCAGGGAGACGCCCCCGTCCTCCGCGTCGGGATGAACCCCTACGCCGGTACGCCCTTCGAGTGGTACGCCGTCGTGGAGACGCCCGCCTTCTACCAGACCGGCACCGTGAACACACGCCTCGGCACCATGGAGTTCACGCCACAGGAGATCTTCTGGAAGGGCGCTGTCACCCCGGCAACGCAGGCGGCCGATGCTGGCGAACTCGGCCGCGTCTATCTCGACTGGGCTAAATATCCGCTCGTCGACGACGTCGGCGTTCTGGTCCACAGCGACACGCCGGAGCTGAATGGTCTCCGCGCCGTCCGTTTCCGCGATCTCCGTTTCATGTTCAACACCTTTGCCTACAAGGGCCGCGACCACGCTCCGCTCAGCGGAATCGTCTACCTCGACGCGCAAAACCGTATTGTCCGTACGGAAATGAACGGGGCCCAGCAGAAGTAG
- a CDS encoding TonB C-terminal domain-containing protein has protein sequence MSILQTPSERDPKKPEVPLPSRYSDLEHHELIYLLDEVDDERARARFRESVYISFIVWLLLLGLIVYGPVYLWHTPRLLAVTPDEKHHPSMTYLDIPKDLARRTPPPRPTPNVSERSQQSQSPTPSPAPAMPKQGRPSPPAQQPTPTPAPQQQAAPQQQAPQPQQPQRSSPVQSRQAPLVDSPTPAPTKPSFATGGSAGSQIAQATRGARGGGDSGNYGNGPQRSGGAAMGTQILSDMQGVDFSKYLARLLADVKRNWLPLIPEECRPPLSKQGITGVRFTIAKDGSISGMNLDYSTHDDAINRAGWGSIKALGSAQPLPPEFHGPNLELRIEFRINKDPQ, from the coding sequence ATGTCCATACTGCAAACGCCATCCGAGCGCGATCCCAAGAAGCCCGAAGTTCCTCTTCCCTCGCGCTACAGCGATTTGGAGCACCATGAACTGATCTATCTGCTCGACGAGGTGGATGATGAGCGTGCACGCGCCCGTTTCCGCGAGTCCGTCTACATCTCCTTTATCGTCTGGCTGCTCCTGCTCGGCCTCATCGTCTATGGTCCCGTATATCTCTGGCATACGCCGCGCCTTCTGGCGGTCACACCGGACGAAAAACACCACCCCAGCATGACGTACCTCGATATTCCCAAGGATCTCGCGCGCAGGACGCCGCCACCACGGCCGACGCCGAACGTCTCCGAGCGCAGCCAGCAGTCGCAGAGCCCGACGCCTTCGCCCGCTCCGGCCATGCCGAAACAGGGACGTCCCTCACCTCCCGCACAGCAGCCGACGCCGACACCCGCTCCCCAGCAACAGGCTGCTCCACAGCAGCAGGCGCCGCAACCCCAACAGCCGCAGCGTTCCTCTCCTGTCCAATCTCGTCAGGCGCCCCTTGTGGACAGCCCCACCCCCGCGCCCACCAAGCCCAGCTTCGCCACGGGCGGAAGCGCAGGTTCCCAGATCGCACAGGCTACGCGCGGCGCGCGGGGTGGTGGAGACTCCGGCAACTACGGCAACGGTCCACAGCGCTCCGGCGGCGCAGCCATGGGTACGCAGATCCTTTCGGACATGCAGGGCGTCGACTTCAGCAAGTACCTTGCCCGCCTTCTGGCGGATGTAAAACGCAACTGGCTTCCGCTCATCCCGGAAGAGTGCCGCCCTCCGCTCAGCAAACAGGGCATCACCGGCGTCCGCTTCACCATCGCCAAAGACGGCAGCATCAGTGGCATGAATCTCGACTATTCCACGCATGACGACGCCATCAACCGCGCTGGTTGGGGATCGATCAAAGCGCTGGGATCCGCGCAGCCTCTTCCGCCGGAGTTCCACGGGCCTAACCTCGAACTCCGCATCGAGTTCCGTATCAACAAGGACCCTCAGTAG
- a CDS encoding DUF6580 family putative transport protein translates to MVAYLVLVLAALSRCLPHWMHTASYGFTAVGAGMLFFGSRLQARSRWQAIVAVLAMAATDYYLTVYVYSFPFAISSYVFTWVWYAALVLFASAFLGSKRTAVRVTAAALFSATGFFVWNNGAVWLGSHMYPHTLAGLEACYAMGLPFYRNDLACTLLLSGALFGLPVLVREMSEMLHRIGSNGSRPA, encoded by the coding sequence ATGGTCGCCTACCTCGTTCTCGTCCTTGCAGCGCTCAGCCGCTGCCTCCCTCACTGGATGCATACCGCCAGCTACGGCTTCACGGCAGTCGGCGCGGGGATGCTCTTCTTCGGTTCACGGCTGCAGGCCCGCAGCCGCTGGCAGGCGATTGTGGCCGTGCTCGCCATGGCCGCGACGGACTACTACCTCACGGTCTATGTCTACAGCTTTCCCTTTGCGATCTCCTCTTACGTGTTTACCTGGGTCTGGTACGCCGCCTTGGTGCTCTTCGCGTCGGCGTTTCTAGGGAGCAAGCGCACTGCCGTCCGCGTAACCGCAGCGGCACTCTTCTCGGCAACTGGATTCTTTGTCTGGAATAACGGCGCGGTCTGGCTCGGTAGTCATATGTATCCGCACACGCTCGCGGGTCTGGAAGCCTGCTACGCCATGGGTCTGCCGTTCTACCGCAACGACCTCGCCTGCACGCTTCTGCTCTCCGGCGCTCTCTTCGGCCTTCCTGTGCTGGTACGGGAGATGAGCGAGATGCTCCATCGCATCGGCAGCAACGGCTCCCGACCCGCCTGA
- a CDS encoding YqaA family protein — translation MKLHPIVFLKKSSLVIMATMKPLGIWGLAGLSFVDAALIPLPTSMDGTVLIYVQGNHGRFVLYCLVAALASCIGSLVPYFVGRAGGELFLLKRINRQRYERMRDRFEKQEFLAIMIPAMLPPPTPIKLFEFAAGVFEMKPLPFATAIFLGKLVQFLVCSILFLTFGPALLREFRLGLHEHAAVMWTVAGVLLVGLTVWIMRKLFSGRSETEFPVEEDSVEVSKL, via the coding sequence GTGAAACTGCATCCGATCGTATTTCTGAAAAAGTCGAGCCTGGTGATCATGGCGACGATGAAGCCGCTAGGTATCTGGGGGCTGGCCGGACTATCTTTCGTGGATGCCGCGCTGATTCCTCTGCCTACGTCCATGGATGGCACGGTCCTGATCTATGTGCAGGGAAACCATGGACGGTTTGTCCTGTACTGCCTGGTCGCCGCGCTGGCTTCGTGTATCGGAAGCCTGGTGCCCTACTTTGTAGGTCGCGCGGGTGGAGAGCTGTTTCTACTGAAGCGAATCAATCGCCAGCGGTATGAGCGGATGCGCGACCGGTTCGAAAAGCAGGAGTTCCTGGCGATCATGATCCCGGCGATGTTGCCTCCGCCGACACCGATCAAGCTCTTTGAGTTTGCAGCGGGCGTCTTCGAGATGAAGCCGCTGCCGTTTGCGACAGCGATCTTTCTGGGAAAGCTGGTCCAGTTCCTGGTCTGCTCGATCCTCTTCCTCACGTTTGGACCGGCACTCCTGCGGGAGTTCCGCCTTGGCCTGCATGAACATGCGGCGGTGATGTGGACGGTAGCGGGGGTTCTACTGGTGGGGCTGACGGTCTGGATCATGCGGAAGCTGTTTTCCGGGCGGAGTGAGACGGAGTTTCCGGTAGAGGAAGACTCAGTAGAAGTTTCGAAGCTCTAG
- a CDS encoding 2-oxoisovalerate dehydrogenase, E1 component subunit beta, with protein MASSEIIFEVVDSLDGGFEARALQAAIFTQAETMAELREAVRDAVRCHFEEENAPAHG; from the coding sequence ATGGCATCCAGCGAAATTATTTTCGAAGTCGTCGACAGTCTGGACGGAGGCTTCGAGGCGCGCGCGCTGCAGGCCGCCATTTTCACTCAGGCAGAAACTATGGCCGAGCTTCGTGAAGCCGTCCGCGATGCCGTTCGCTGCCACTTCGAGGAAGAGAACGCGCCTGCACATGGATGA
- a CDS encoding CDP-diacylglycerol diphosphatase, with protein MLNSRSIKYLLALIAVLVSIVIAIVALREKQINKGDVLWQIVHEDCVPDMQANHLASPCVSVDLARGEAAGFVVFKDKQGNTQYLVMPTAKITGIEDPAILEPNATNYFADAWQATALVDQRLHQTLPRTDLSVAINSVSGRSQDQLHLHVDCMQPAVKSALQQVAPQIGTAWQTLPVRLRGDEYRAMWLPGADLDTRNPFRLLADSLSDPAREMGNHTLVLVGAERLGKDGFILLDGKAPALATAISSWLRLGYGAGGKLQDHQCRVASTLESKEKLWR; from the coding sequence ATGCTGAACTCGCGTTCCATAAAATATCTCCTCGCGCTCATTGCGGTGCTCGTGTCGATTGTGATTGCCATCGTCGCCCTCCGGGAGAAACAAATAAATAAGGGCGACGTTCTCTGGCAGATTGTGCACGAAGATTGCGTTCCCGATATGCAGGCGAACCATCTTGCTTCACCTTGCGTCAGCGTGGATCTTGCGCGCGGAGAAGCCGCAGGCTTCGTTGTGTTCAAGGACAAGCAAGGGAATACCCAATATCTCGTGATGCCCACGGCCAAGATCACAGGCATAGAAGATCCCGCAATTCTTGAGCCGAACGCGACGAACTACTTTGCGGATGCGTGGCAAGCCACTGCTCTTGTGGATCAAAGGCTGCATCAAACCCTGCCACGCACAGATTTGTCGGTTGCGATTAACTCCGTCAGTGGGCGCTCCCAGGACCAGCTTCACCTGCACGTAGATTGCATGCAGCCAGCGGTGAAATCGGCCCTCCAGCAAGTTGCACCTCAAATCGGAACGGCCTGGCAGACGTTGCCCGTCAGGTTGCGGGGCGATGAATATCGCGCGATGTGGCTCCCCGGCGCGGATCTGGACACGCGCAACCCGTTCCGCCTGCTCGCCGACTCGTTGTCGGATCCCGCGCGGGAGATGGGCAACCATACCCTCGTCCTGGTGGGAGCCGAGCGTTTGGGGAAGGATGGTTTCATTCTTCTCGATGGCAAAGCCCCAGCGCTGGCCACAGCAATCTCTTCCTGGCTCAGACTTGGCTACGGTGCAGGGGGCAAACTGCAGGACCATCAGTGCAGGGTGGCGAGCACGCTTGAAAGTAAGGAGAAACTTTGGAGATAA